The following coding sequences lie in one Crassostrea angulata isolate pt1a10 chromosome 10, ASM2561291v2, whole genome shotgun sequence genomic window:
- the LOC128168271 gene encoding E3 ubiquitin-protein ligase TRIM71-like, whose product MDPKRCAQDVLRCHLCKTPVTPMYCDICHIHLCKECEGEHLSSEFKDHKVVPFKMRASTAKCQKHSSKICELYCVLCDIPICATCASSEDHRGHEFVEFLKHIENKKEVIRRDLKEFELSIYPKYKEIASYISVQKDNINTNSKKLTIALEKQEEDLRKEIDNILKKLKSALDKIDSKYLAVLNRQEDEIAQTISKITQNITDLNGLLNSNDASHVFAYKSRNADFRRLPPKLKISLPSLTSQKINKEQLYQQFGALSAFCITCDNDGYTIDSPDAETFPSEKPLLEEPRIITEYGNQSELHGVSCLSDDYILTHGNEKIMRLVNLQGKLVKSFETKTGNIPGAIAVTSGYPVYTDYNERTVNILKDEKLQRVAKLQGWRPRSICVSSAGDFLVIIDSDDYQQVKVVRYSSSDFKEKQSIQSNDNGEPLYSLGDFSKYISENKNLNICVADYRAGAVVVVNQAGKLRFTYTGPFSTTKESFCPVGITTDSQSRILTADYWNNRIHIFEQDGQFLRYIDDCDIQRPWGLCMDSKDNLFVAACKTFKVKKIKYCKTRKYGAVQILAPLAQLPLRPKINSAPTIFYI is encoded by the coding sequence ATGGATCCCAAGCGCTGtgcccaggatgtgttacggtgtcatcTCTGTAAGACCCCTGTTACACCTATGTACTGCgacatttgtcacatacatctgtgtaaagaaTGTGAGGGAGAACATCTCTCAAGCGAATTTAAAGACCACAAGGTGGTGCCCTTTAAGATGCGTGCATCTACAGCAAAGTGTCAAAAACATTCCTCGAAAATATGTGAACTTTATTGCGTACTATGTGACATTCCTATATGTGCAACATGTGCTTCTTCAGAGGATCATAGAGGCCATGAATTTGTTgagtttttaaaacacattgaaAATAAGAAAGAAGTAATACGAAGAGATTTAAAAGAGTTTGAGCTATCCATTTATCCAAAATATAAAGAGATTGCCTCTTATATTTCAGTTCAGAAAGATAACATCAATACCAACTCTAAAAAGTTGACAATAGCTTtagaaaaacaagaagaagacTTGCGAAAAGAAATagataacattttgaaaaaactgAAATCTGCTCTTGATAAAATAGATTCAAAATACTTGGCTGTTCTAAATAGGCAGGAGGACGAAATAGCACAAACTATTTCTAAAATTACTCAAAACATTACTGATTTGAATGGTTTGCTTAATTCCAATGATGCCTCTCATGTCTTTGCTTACAAATCCAGGAATGCCGatttcagaagattgcctcctaaactcaaaATATCTTTACCAAGCTTGACTTCTCAGAAGATAAATAAAGAACAGCTTTATCAGCAATTTGGTGCTTTGTCAGCATTTTGTATAACATGCGATAATGATGGTTACACAATAGATTCCCCTGACGCTGAGACCTTTCCCTCTGAAAAACCACTCCTTGAGGAACCACGGATCATTACAGAGTATGGTAACCAAAGTGAATTACATGGCGTTTCTTGTCTAAGCGATGATTATATCTTAACGCATGGAAATGAAAAAATCATGAGACTCGTCAATCTCCAGGGAAAACTAGTAAAGTCATTTGAAACCAAAACAGGAAACATACCAGGAGCCATAGCAGTGACGAGTGGGTATCcagtttatactgattacaaTGAAAGAACAGTGAACATATTGAAAGATGAAAAGTTGCAGAGAGTTGCCAAACTTCAGGGATGGAGACCTCGTAGTATATGTGTTTCTTCTGCCGGCGATTTCCTTGTTATCATCGACAGTGATGATTATCAACAAGTAAAAGTCGTGCGTTACTCAAGCTCAGacttcaaagaaaaacaaagcaTTCAATCAAATGATAATGGTGAGCCGCTTTATTCACTTGGCGATTTCTCCAAGTATATCAGCGAGAACAAGAACCTTAACATCTGCGTAGCTGATTATAGAGCCGgggcagtagtggtggtcaatcaggccgggaaactccggtttacctacactggtcctttTTCTACTACCAAGGAATCATTTTGTCCAGTCGGTATCACTACCGACAGCCAGAGTCGGATACTTACAGCAGACTATTGGAACAACCGCATCCACATTTTTGagcaggacggacagttcctccgctacattgacgaCTGTGATATACAGCGTCCATGGGGATTGTGTATGGATTCCAAAGACAATCTCTTTGTTGCTGCGTGTAAGACATTTAaggtgaaaaaaattaaatactgtaaaacgagaaagtATGGCGCTGTACAAATTTTAGCGCCTTTGGCCCAACTGCCCTTGAGacctaaaattaatagtgcaCCAACGATTTTctatatttga
- the LOC128168282 gene encoding transmembrane protein 220-like isoform X1 codes for MQLDMEHQAEVTKKPSGGWKVWRIINLLLGVFFMLAALVNLNDSDWYLWMPVYGVSAALCLPLVLKPQWSVSKVWNTVVTIHFTMCLAYAVYQVVLLFEAIKGELKNPLEQEEGREMGGLLIIIAWTSIARFTTVGRPVHASNKQMMNALLLITVTLTFIPLLTWSLCYVGDWHTRLGHCKGMF; via the exons atgcAGTTAG ATATGGAGCACCAAGCAGAAGTCACAAAAAAGCCCTCAGGGGGCTGGAAAGTATGGAGGATAATTAATTTGTTGTTGGGAGTTTTCTTTATGTTAGCTGCTCTTGTCAAT TTAAATGATTCCGACTGGTACCTATGGATG cCAGTCTATGGAGTTTCTGCTGCATTGTGTCTGCCTTTGGTATTGAAACCACAGTGGTCAG taaGTAAAGTATGGAACACAGTGGTGACCATTCACTTCACAATGTGCCTGGCCTATGCTGTCTATCAGGTTGTACTGTTGTTTGAGGCCATCAAAGGGGAACTGAAGAACCCACTTGAACAGGAGGAAGGCAG AGAAATGGGCGGACTGTTGATCATCATTGCTTGGACATCGATTGCCAGGTTTACAACAGTTGGAAG acCAGTTCATGCCAGCAACAAACAAATGATGAATGCCCTGCTCCTGATCactgtgaccttgaccttcatTCCACTTCTGACCTGGTCCCTCTGTTATGTGGGTGACTGGCACACCAGGCTAGGCCACTGCAAAGGAATGTTTTGA
- the LOC128168282 gene encoding transmembrane protein 220-like isoform X2 produces MEHQAEVTKKPSGGWKVWRIINLLLGVFFMLAALVNLNDSDWYLWMPVYGVSAALCLPLVLKPQWSVSKVWNTVVTIHFTMCLAYAVYQVVLLFEAIKGELKNPLEQEEGREMGGLLIIIAWTSIARFTTVGRPVHASNKQMMNALLLITVTLTFIPLLTWSLCYVGDWHTRLGHCKGMF; encoded by the exons ATGGAGCACCAAGCAGAAGTCACAAAAAAGCCCTCAGGGGGCTGGAAAGTATGGAGGATAATTAATTTGTTGTTGGGAGTTTTCTTTATGTTAGCTGCTCTTGTCAAT TTAAATGATTCCGACTGGTACCTATGGATG cCAGTCTATGGAGTTTCTGCTGCATTGTGTCTGCCTTTGGTATTGAAACCACAGTGGTCAG taaGTAAAGTATGGAACACAGTGGTGACCATTCACTTCACAATGTGCCTGGCCTATGCTGTCTATCAGGTTGTACTGTTGTTTGAGGCCATCAAAGGGGAACTGAAGAACCCACTTGAACAGGAGGAAGGCAG AGAAATGGGCGGACTGTTGATCATCATTGCTTGGACATCGATTGCCAGGTTTACAACAGTTGGAAG acCAGTTCATGCCAGCAACAAACAAATGATGAATGCCCTGCTCCTGATCactgtgaccttgaccttcatTCCACTTCTGACCTGGTCCCTCTGTTATGTGGGTGACTGGCACACCAGGCTAGGCCACTGCAAAGGAATGTTTTGA